In Kordia antarctica, the following proteins share a genomic window:
- a CDS encoding thioredoxin family protein codes for MSKFGELISANIPVLLDFYTEWNEQSKEMHAVLRDVAAAVGDRAKVIKIDVDKNKELAEALRVKGLPTLMIYKGGEMVWRQSGEQDANTLIGLITEHV; via the coding sequence ATGTCAAAATTTGGTGAATTAATTAGTGCAAATATTCCAGTTCTGTTAGATTTTTATACAGAGTGGAATGAGCAATCTAAAGAAATGCATGCTGTGTTACGTGATGTAGCGGCTGCAGTTGGTGATCGTGCCAAAGTTATTAAAATAGACGTTGATAAAAATAAAGAATTAGCAGAAGCTTTACGCGTTAAAGGACTTCCAACACTGATGATTTACAAAGGTGGAGAAATGGTTTGGAGACAAAGCGGTGAACAAGATGCTAATACACTTATTGGACTGATTACCGAACATGTTTAA
- a CDS encoding polysaccharide deacetylase family protein — translation MKFYTVKTPKLAKWIFPSLVWEFSVTEKKIYLTFDDGPIPIVTPWVLEQLAIYNAKATFFCIGDNVRKHPKIYNAIISKGHSIGNHTQHHVNAWKVSKATYISDSILCRETLENASKSSQKTTTNLFRPPYGKMKPQLAKKLQNLGYKIIMWNVLSGDFDTKLTPEKCLKNVINATEAGSIVVFHDSLKAYDKLQFVLPKVLKHFSNLGYTFERITL, via the coding sequence ATGAAATTTTATACTGTAAAAACTCCCAAACTGGCTAAATGGATCTTTCCATCGCTAGTATGGGAGTTTTCAGTTACCGAGAAAAAAATCTATCTTACTTTTGATGACGGACCAATTCCAATAGTAACTCCGTGGGTTTTGGAACAACTTGCCATCTATAATGCAAAAGCTACTTTTTTTTGTATTGGCGATAATGTTCGGAAGCATCCAAAAATTTATAATGCCATTATTTCGAAAGGACATTCCATCGGAAATCATACACAACATCATGTAAACGCCTGGAAAGTTTCTAAGGCAACTTATATTTCAGACAGCATACTTTGTAGAGAAACGCTTGAAAACGCCTCAAAATCGTCACAAAAGACAACTACAAACTTATTTCGTCCGCCGTACGGCAAAATGAAACCTCAACTCGCAAAGAAGCTTCAGAATTTAGGCTATAAAATTATAATGTGGAATGTGTTAAGTGGCGACTTTGACACAAAATTAACTCCTGAAAAATGTCTCAAAAATGTAATCAACGCTACAGAAGCAGGAAGTATTGTGGTGTTTCATGATAGTTTGAAAGCGTATGACAAACTACAGTTTGTGCTTCCAAAAGTTTTGAAGCATTTTAGTAATTTAGGCTATACATTTGAACGTATAACGCTTTAA
- a CDS encoding glycosyltransferase family 117 protein, with product MTSLNFKKWNTILGWTVFFIALITFSLTVEPTASYWDCAEYIATSAKLQVGHPPGAPFFQMMGAVFATFATSAENIAITVNFVSVLSSAFTILFMFWSITNLVKKVALKKLPNPKYGEAEIEPEFTLGKKIAILGSGLVGSLTFSFSDSFWFSAVEAEVYAMAICLMSILFWMALRWADEMHKPRGDRWLVLMSLIIGLAFGVHLMGLLTIPALGMIYYFKNYKTVTIEGFIIANVISVAVLFFVFKIIPPTTLSFFWGMEIFFVNTFGMPFNTGYIMAGLFFIAIFYFALNYTKKKNYRLLNTITLCLAFILVGFSTWLMIPIRANANTVINENDPSDARSLIAYYNLEQYPETHVLYGPMYTDVYGGLDAEEPYVDDKPKYEKDEVLGKYKIVNLWKGAKQNSDSSHRGFLPRMWSSDNAVNYMEYSGLLEIELKPEYRNNKEISEIIRDFQKRAANGEIYAEDYESYLRKIREYVNVIPPSFGTNLHYMLNYQMGHMYWRYFMWNFVGRQDDIQGKLDNHGNWISGINFIDEIHLGASQDNLPSDVSNNKARNTYYFLPLILGIIGFIFLLMRAPKQFWVLLVFFLFTGLALKIFLSERPFEPRERDYALVGSFYVFAIWIGYGVYALFDSLRTYLDGKIAASAVTIVALLAVPLLMVAQNWDDHDRSNRYTAQSTAKAYLNSIEEDAGSMIFTIGDNDSFALWYAQDVEGFRTDVRTINTSLLGTDWYIDQMKRKVYTSEAVPSEMTHDKYKHGTRNYIRYERHPSVPDSTVWELDRFMKWVLSDKKETKYGYLIDEVYDVEDPDMPASQRNLTYYPVTKIRVPVNKENAAKYVSPEDRHLMVDHIDIELPKTAIYKNNLMMLDILNQNDWKRPIYFTGGSFDKAEYIWMKDFLQLDGLVYKLIPIETKLPSNYDMGRVNTDLMYDNVMTWDWGNSDSDDIYHDPQTRRQSISYRTNLAKLVEQLVKEGKNDKAETIIDLALEKMPIKYFGYYIFTEPFIDGYFKIGKTEKAIAVYNQVKTKYLEYLDYYKSVKLSQKYDDIEEIYGYLEKYKSLIGLLDANDQKELLEKESMIFQSYVNEFKDLFDDLEE from the coding sequence ATGACTTCTTTAAATTTTAAAAAATGGAACACCATCCTAGGATGGACAGTTTTTTTTATAGCATTAATTACTTTTAGCTTAACGGTTGAACCGACCGCTAGTTATTGGGATTGTGCAGAATATATAGCCACATCAGCAAAACTTCAAGTAGGACATCCGCCAGGAGCGCCATTTTTCCAAATGATGGGTGCAGTTTTTGCTACGTTTGCTACAAGTGCTGAAAATATTGCCATTACGGTAAATTTCGTATCTGTACTTTCAAGTGCTTTTACAATTCTGTTTATGTTTTGGTCAATTACGAATTTAGTTAAAAAAGTTGCTTTAAAGAAATTGCCAAATCCGAAATATGGAGAAGCAGAAATAGAACCAGAATTTACACTTGGAAAAAAAATTGCTATACTAGGAAGTGGATTGGTTGGCTCGCTAACATTTTCATTTTCAGATAGTTTTTGGTTTAGCGCCGTAGAAGCTGAAGTATATGCAATGGCAATCTGCTTAATGTCTATTCTATTTTGGATGGCATTGCGTTGGGCAGATGAAATGCACAAGCCGCGAGGAGACAGATGGTTAGTATTGATGTCTTTGATCATTGGACTCGCTTTCGGAGTTCACTTAATGGGATTATTAACGATTCCTGCGCTTGGAATGATTTATTATTTTAAAAATTACAAAACTGTTACCATAGAAGGATTTATAATTGCAAACGTGATTTCGGTTGCCGTATTATTTTTTGTGTTTAAAATTATTCCACCAACAACATTGAGCTTTTTTTGGGGAATGGAAATATTTTTTGTGAATACGTTCGGAATGCCTTTTAACACCGGATATATTATGGCAGGATTATTTTTTATAGCAATATTCTATTTTGCCTTAAATTATACAAAGAAGAAAAATTATCGTTTATTAAATACAATTACGCTCTGTTTGGCATTTATTTTAGTAGGTTTTTCTACTTGGTTAATGATTCCGATTCGTGCCAATGCAAATACAGTGATTAATGAAAATGATCCTTCAGATGCACGTTCGTTGATAGCATATTACAATTTAGAACAATATCCAGAAACACATGTCTTGTATGGACCAATGTATACAGATGTTTATGGAGGACTCGATGCAGAGGAACCATATGTAGACGACAAACCGAAATATGAAAAAGATGAAGTATTAGGGAAATATAAGATTGTAAACCTATGGAAAGGTGCCAAGCAGAATTCTGATAGTAGCCACAGAGGTTTTTTACCACGTATGTGGAGTTCAGACAATGCGGTAAATTATATGGAATACAGTGGTTTGTTAGAAATTGAGCTAAAACCTGAATATCGAAATAATAAAGAAATTTCTGAAATTATCAGAGATTTCCAAAAACGAGCTGCTAACGGAGAAATTTACGCAGAAGATTACGAAAGTTATTTGAGGAAAATTAGAGAATATGTGAATGTGATTCCGCCGTCTTTTGGAACTAACTTACACTACATGCTTAACTACCAAATGGGACATATGTATTGGCGTTATTTCATGTGGAATTTTGTTGGAAGACAAGATGATATTCAAGGAAAATTAGACAATCACGGAAATTGGATTAGCGGAATTAATTTTATTGATGAAATCCATTTAGGTGCTTCACAAGATAATTTACCATCTGACGTTTCCAACAATAAGGCTCGCAATACGTATTATTTCTTGCCATTAATTTTAGGAATTATAGGTTTTATATTTTTATTAATGCGCGCGCCAAAACAATTTTGGGTGTTACTTGTATTTTTCCTGTTCACAGGATTAGCCCTAAAAATATTTCTGAGTGAACGTCCTTTTGAACCAAGAGAACGTGATTACGCCTTGGTAGGTTCATTTTACGTATTTGCCATTTGGATTGGATATGGTGTTTATGCACTATTCGATTCATTACGAACATATCTCGATGGAAAAATTGCAGCAAGCGCCGTTACAATTGTTGCATTGTTAGCAGTTCCATTACTCATGGTGGCTCAAAACTGGGACGATCATGACAGATCTAATCGATATACAGCGCAATCTACCGCAAAAGCATACTTAAATTCTATTGAAGAAGATGCTGGCTCCATGATTTTTACCATTGGAGACAATGATTCTTTTGCACTTTGGTATGCACAAGATGTTGAAGGTTTTAGAACAGATGTACGAACCATTAACACAAGTTTGCTAGGCACCGATTGGTACATTGACCAAATGAAACGAAAAGTTTACACAAGCGAAGCAGTTCCTTCTGAAATGACGCATGATAAATATAAACACGGAACACGGAATTATATTCGTTATGAACGTCATCCATCAGTTCCAGATAGTACGGTTTGGGAATTAGATCGATTTATGAAATGGGTTTTAAGCGACAAGAAAGAAACAAAATACGGATACTTAATCGATGAAGTTTACGATGTAGAAGATCCTGATATGCCAGCGAGTCAACGAAATCTCACCTATTATCCAGTAACAAAAATTAGAGTTCCTGTAAACAAGGAAAATGCTGCAAAATATGTGAGTCCTGAAGATCGTCATTTAATGGTTGATCATATTGATATTGAATTGCCTAAAACAGCGATTTATAAAAACAATTTAATGATGCTTGACATCTTGAACCAAAACGATTGGAAACGCCCAATTTACTTTACAGGTGGAAGTTTTGACAAAGCAGAATATATTTGGATGAAAGATTTTCTTCAGTTAGATGGTTTAGTCTACAAATTGATTCCGATTGAAACAAAACTACCTAGCAATTACGATATGGGACGCGTGAATACAGATTTAATGTATGATAACGTAATGACTTGGGATTGGGGAAATTCTGATAGTGACGACATTTACCACGATCCACAAACACGTAGACAAAGTATTTCGTACAGAACAAATTTGGCGAAATTGGTAGAGCAATTAGTGAAAGAAGGTAAAAACGATAAAGCCGAAACTATTATTGATTTGGCACTTGAGAAAATGCCGATTAAATATTTTGGATATTACATTTTCACAGAACCATTCATTGATGGATATTTCAAAATTGGAAAAACTGAAAAAGCAATTGCTGTTTACAATCAGGTGAAAACCAAATACCTTGAATATTTAGACTATTATAAAAGCGTAAAACTGAGTCAAAAATACGATGACATTGAAGAAATTTACGGGTATTTAGAAAAATATAAAAGCTTAATCGGATTGCTTGATGCAAATGATCAAAAAGAACTGTTAGAGAAAGAAAGCATGATTTTTCAAAGCTATGTTAATGAATTTAAGGATCTTTTTGACGATCTAGAAGAGTAA
- a CDS encoding peptidase domain-containing ABC transporter: MAKTQLSPWQRFVGLLRLEKKDILQILYYAIFAGIVTLSLPLGIQSIINLIQGAQMSTSWVVLVVLVTLGVVFSGALQLMQLRIIETIQQRIFMRASFELSYRFPKIRMDELRNYYPPELANRFFDTITIQKGLSKILIDVPSAILQILFALILLSFYHPFFIIFGILLLVLIYFVFKFTAQRGLQTSLDESKHKYKVAHWIQEVARTMVSFKLSGNTSLALKKNDALVEEYLKARESHFRVLVLQFIQMISFKVLVTASLLLIGGALVLNQEMNIGQFVAAEIIILLVINSVEKLIVGLESFYDVLTSIEKLGQVVDKGLEAQEGETPNFTSSMTIELDKVSYKVEDREKPILKDISLAITPRSRILIQGESGSGKSSLLRLIAAVVAPTAGNIYVNEFSIESLHLNHYRSHLGLSLSEETPFEGTIRENLAFGNEEVSDETIFWALEKVGLTQFIKEQPKGLKTILNPEGKQISYNISKKIVLARAIIKKPKVLILEDPLDQFNADESNDIIEFLTDASNPWALIVVSSNERWKTSCKGLIILDKGEIKSRKAC, from the coding sequence ATGGCAAAAACTCAATTATCACCTTGGCAAAGGTTTGTTGGCTTACTTCGGTTAGAGAAGAAAGATATTTTACAAATTCTGTATTATGCCATCTTTGCAGGAATCGTGACGTTGTCATTACCACTTGGAATTCAGTCAATTATCAACTTAATACAAGGTGCGCAAATGTCTACTTCTTGGGTTGTACTTGTAGTATTAGTGACACTTGGAGTTGTGTTTTCGGGCGCATTACAATTGATGCAACTTCGAATTATAGAAACCATTCAGCAACGTATTTTTATGCGAGCTTCTTTTGAATTAAGCTATCGTTTTCCAAAAATTAGAATGGATGAGTTGCGAAATTATTATCCGCCAGAATTGGCAAATCGATTTTTTGATACAATAACCATTCAAAAAGGATTATCAAAAATATTGATTGATGTGCCCTCTGCAATATTGCAAATACTATTTGCGCTCATTCTATTATCATTTTATCATCCGTTTTTTATCATTTTCGGAATCTTATTGCTTGTATTGATATATTTCGTATTCAAATTCACAGCACAAAGAGGTTTGCAAACTAGCTTGGACGAATCTAAACATAAATATAAAGTTGCGCATTGGATTCAAGAAGTAGCAAGAACAATGGTAAGTTTCAAGCTTTCAGGAAATACGAGTTTAGCACTTAAAAAAAATGATGCTTTGGTGGAAGAATACTTAAAAGCGCGTGAAAGCCACTTTCGGGTTTTGGTATTGCAATTCATTCAAATGATATCATTCAAAGTATTGGTAACCGCTTCTTTATTATTAATTGGTGGCGCGTTGGTATTAAATCAAGAAATGAACATTGGACAATTTGTCGCTGCAGAAATCATCATCTTATTAGTCATTAATTCGGTTGAAAAACTAATTGTTGGTTTGGAATCTTTCTACGATGTATTAACATCAATTGAAAAACTAGGACAAGTTGTAGACAAAGGTTTAGAAGCGCAAGAAGGCGAAACACCAAATTTTACATCTAGTATGACAATTGAATTGGATAAGGTTTCATACAAAGTAGAAGATAGAGAAAAACCAATATTAAAAGATATCTCTTTAGCAATCACGCCAAGAAGTAGGATTCTAATTCAAGGGGAAAGTGGTTCTGGAAAATCAAGCTTATTACGATTAATTGCGGCTGTTGTTGCGCCAACCGCGGGAAATATCTATGTCAATGAATTTTCAATAGAAAGTTTACACTTAAATCATTACAGATCGCACTTAGGATTATCACTTTCAGAAGAAACTCCTTTTGAAGGAACAATCCGCGAAAATCTAGCTTTTGGGAATGAAGAAGTTTCCGATGAAACGATATTTTGGGCACTTGAAAAAGTTGGGTTGACACAATTTATAAAAGAACAACCAAAAGGTTTAAAAACCATACTAAACCCAGAAGGAAAACAAATTTCGTATAACATTTCTAAAAAAATAGTGTTGGCTAGAGCGATTATTAAAAAGCCAAAAGTGTTGATTCTAGAAGATCCACTCGATCAATTTAACGCAGATGAAAGTAATGACATTATTGAATTCTTAACAGATGCATCAAATCCGTGGGCGCTAATTGTAGTGAGTAGCAACGAACGTTGGAAAACGAGCTGCAAAGGATTGATTATATTAGATAAAGGAGAAATTAAAAGTCGAAAAGCATGTTAA
- a CDS encoding HlyD family secretion protein, with translation MLNISNNQLNKKVDLTKFKSGKNIFDKHYYKQFNKFLLAFAFIGIIVLFLPWTQNISGQGLVTTLRPDQRPQTIQSQIPGRIEQWFVREGDSVRKGDTILKISEVKSDYFDDRLVERTGDQIKAKASSVTAYKGKVGALERQISALLNERDLKLEQTRNKLLQAKLKIKGDSIDVEAARINESIAQRQYDRTETLQKEGLKAVKDVEEKRLKLQETQAKLISIENKYLANKNELLNAKIELSRTQASYTDKISKAQGDVFTAQSSQFDTEAQVTKLENAYTNYKVRNGLLYITAPQDGFINKAIKGGIGETFKEGEKLVGIMPAGYELAVESYVRPIDLPLIHIGEKVRVQFDGWPAIIFSGWPNVSYGTYGAKVVAIENFISDNGKYRILLAPDENDHEWPKAIRVGSGAKTIALLNDVPIWFELWRQVNSFPPNYYQPDGKNKNEKSAKEN, from the coding sequence ATGTTAAACATTTCAAATAATCAACTCAACAAAAAGGTCGATCTTACCAAATTCAAATCTGGTAAAAACATCTTTGATAAACATTATTACAAACAGTTCAATAAGTTCTTGTTGGCATTTGCTTTTATTGGAATTATTGTATTATTTCTTCCGTGGACACAGAATATTTCTGGACAAGGACTTGTAACTACATTGCGACCAGATCAACGTCCGCAAACGATTCAATCACAAATTCCAGGACGCATAGAACAATGGTTTGTGCGTGAAGGCGATTCGGTACGAAAAGGAGATACGATTTTGAAAATATCAGAAGTAAAAAGTGATTATTTTGATGACAGATTGGTGGAAAGAACTGGCGATCAAATCAAAGCAAAAGCATCTTCTGTAACAGCGTATAAAGGAAAAGTTGGTGCGTTGGAACGACAAATTTCAGCACTATTGAATGAAAGAGATTTAAAATTAGAGCAAACTCGAAACAAACTATTGCAAGCAAAATTAAAAATAAAAGGCGATAGTATTGATGTAGAAGCGGCTCGAATCAACGAAAGTATTGCACAACGTCAATATGATCGGACGGAAACGTTGCAAAAAGAAGGTTTGAAAGCAGTAAAAGATGTGGAAGAAAAACGCTTAAAATTGCAAGAAACACAAGCGAAATTAATCTCAATAGAAAATAAATACTTAGCAAATAAAAACGAATTGCTCAACGCTAAAATAGAATTATCTCGAACGCAAGCTTCGTATACAGATAAAATTTCAAAAGCACAAGGAGATGTTTTTACAGCACAATCGAGTCAGTTTGACACAGAAGCGCAAGTTACCAAACTCGAAAATGCGTATACAAATTACAAAGTCAGAAATGGCTTATTATACATTACTGCGCCGCAAGATGGTTTTATAAACAAAGCGATAAAAGGCGGAATTGGCGAAACATTCAAAGAAGGCGAAAAATTGGTAGGAATCATGCCAGCAGGTTACGAATTGGCAGTAGAAAGTTACGTGCGTCCAATAGATTTGCCATTAATTCACATTGGCGAAAAAGTACGTGTGCAATTTGATGGTTGGCCAGCAATCATATTCAGCGGTTGGCCAAATGTTTCGTACGGAACCTATGGCGCAAAAGTAGTAGCAATTGAAAATTTTATCAGCGACAACGGAAAATACAGAATTTTGCTTGCGCCAGATGAAAACGATCATGAATGGCCAAAAGCGATTCGAGTTGGTTCAGGTGCAAAAACAATTGCGTTGCTGAATGATGTACCAATTTGGTTTGAACTTTGGCGACAAGTAAATAGTTTTCCACCAAATTACTATCAGCCTGACGGAAAAAATAAAAATGAAAAATCAGCTAAGGAAAATTAA
- a CDS encoding TolC family protein, which yields MRYIFLLLIVLFSGNGIAQTENSSDSILSLNEYLGYVKTYHPIVKQANLIINESEAKLLKARGAFDPKFEVDYDRKKFKKTEYYDKLNATFKIPTWYGIELKANFEENTGEFLNPEFTVPTDGLYSAGISISLARGFLINERMTMLKQAKLFTQQAQVDQQLLVNQILYEASITYFKWLKSYRNKEVYHSFLSNAELRFDGIKRSFREGEKAAIDTLEARLTLNTRKLDLEKARITYVKSSLELSNYLWLNDNTPVELKETINPDTTTFERIDEVLNVTAFNTEDFDVETHPKIQSLNFKYESLQLNKRLKQNLLLPQIDLQYNFLSQTPDETGTFNTQNYKSGVHISFPLFLRKERGDLRLAKLKLQDLEFERTTTRVTLKNKISAITQEIISYELQNRLTQELVNDYQVLLQAEERKFFLGESSLFLVNSREAKLIENKIKAIELENKYFATKANLFNIMANLL from the coding sequence ATGAGATACATTTTTCTTCTACTTATAGTTCTTTTCAGCGGAAACGGAATTGCGCAAACTGAAAATTCATCAGATAGTATTCTATCGTTAAATGAATATCTTGGCTATGTAAAAACGTATCATCCAATTGTAAAACAAGCCAATTTAATTATCAACGAAAGTGAAGCGAAATTGTTGAAAGCGCGTGGAGCATTTGATCCTAAATTTGAAGTTGATTATGATCGAAAAAAATTCAAAAAGACAGAATATTACGATAAACTCAACGCAACATTCAAAATTCCAACGTGGTACGGAATTGAGCTAAAAGCTAATTTTGAAGAAAATACAGGCGAATTTTTAAATCCTGAATTTACAGTTCCAACAGACGGATTATACAGCGCAGGAATTTCGATTTCATTAGCAAGAGGTTTTCTAATTAATGAACGAATGACAATGTTAAAACAAGCCAAATTGTTTACACAACAAGCGCAAGTAGATCAGCAATTATTGGTCAATCAAATACTATATGAAGCTTCAATTACATATTTTAAATGGTTAAAATCGTATCGAAATAAAGAAGTATATCATTCATTTTTATCGAATGCGGAATTGCGTTTTGATGGAATTAAAAGAAGCTTTCGCGAAGGAGAAAAAGCTGCCATTGATACGCTTGAAGCACGATTAACGCTAAACACACGAAAGTTAGATTTGGAAAAAGCGCGGATTACGTATGTGAAATCGTCATTGGAATTGTCTAATTATTTATGGTTAAATGATAACACGCCAGTTGAACTGAAAGAAACCATCAATCCAGATACAACAACATTTGAACGGATTGATGAAGTATTGAATGTAACGGCTTTTAATACGGAAGATTTTGATGTAGAAACGCATCCAAAAATACAATCGCTGAATTTTAAATATGAAAGTTTACAACTGAATAAACGTTTAAAACAAAACCTATTATTGCCTCAAATAGATTTGCAATACAATTTTTTGTCGCAAACTCCAGACGAAACAGGAACGTTCAATACACAAAACTATAAAAGTGGCGTACACATTAGTTTTCCGTTATTTCTACGAAAAGAACGCGGAGATTTACGCTTGGCAAAATTAAAACTACAAGACTTAGAATTTGAACGCACCACAACGCGTGTGACGCTGAAAAACAAAATAAGCGCGATTACTCAAGAAATAATATCGTACGAATTGCAAAACAGACTTACGCAAGAATTGGTCAACGATTACCAAGTATTATTGCAAGCAGAAGAACGTAAATTTTTTCTGGGAGAAAGTTCGTTGTTCTTAGTCAATTCGCGCGAAGCGAAACTTATAGAAAACAAAATAAAGGCAATTGAGTTAGAGAATAAATACTTTGCTACAAAAGCAAACTTGTTTAATATAATGGCGAATTTGTTGTAG
- a CDS encoding helix-turn-helix domain-containing protein, whose protein sequence is MNLTYAQEDSDFVIPDSLQQKTFNELRTAFENVEKDSLQKIFYAKSYLAKAIKEKDKLNQMIGYEFLGKSFRTDYRKSFSYFDKGIAVSKDFSNERYPAIFYTYKGAVLQYKGKYKESLDNYLEAMDAADKSGNLELYYVNKYNIGTVKWRLEQYQEALDIYKECYAFEKNNPKRDTLDFMLSHLALANLYIETKQLDSAAFYIDKGIRIAAFTKNPRIYNLFVLNEGMRLFYKKQYLTAIDSIQKTIPVLMSDRDKSCIIDAYFHLGKAHDSLQQKETAIVYYKKVDSVFSEHTNFISTKVMENYDALYQYYKSQNDIQKQLHYTNRKLFADSIFYNNYRYLSATISKKFDRRSLLSEQEKLNAALKKKDRKFNVFLKIAGAVFCLFIFLLALFYYKQQRLKRRFQEFVTQHTQKSTLIPTQTVQATEETIGIPQEIVDHLLKQLATFEKETAYIHADITLTDLAKKFKTNSAYLSKVINTFKDKNFAEYLNDLRVDYAIDKIQNDKHFLLYTIKAIALEVGFNNSQSFARAFKRKTKMQPSDFIKQVKNITI, encoded by the coding sequence TTGAATTTGACATATGCACAAGAAGATTCAGACTTTGTAATACCAGATTCGCTTCAACAGAAAACATTCAACGAATTACGTACCGCATTTGAAAACGTTGAAAAGGATTCGCTTCAGAAAATATTTTACGCAAAGTCCTATCTGGCGAAAGCCATAAAAGAGAAAGATAAACTCAATCAGATGATCGGATATGAGTTTTTAGGCAAATCTTTTAGAACTGATTACCGCAAAAGTTTTAGCTATTTTGATAAAGGTATTGCTGTTAGCAAAGATTTTAGCAATGAACGTTATCCTGCAATTTTTTACACGTATAAAGGAGCTGTTTTACAATACAAAGGAAAATATAAAGAATCGCTAGATAATTATTTGGAAGCGATGGATGCCGCAGATAAAAGTGGAAATTTAGAGTTGTATTATGTAAATAAATACAACATCGGAACGGTTAAATGGCGATTGGAACAATACCAAGAAGCACTCGATATTTATAAAGAATGTTATGCGTTTGAAAAAAACAACCCAAAAAGAGACACGTTAGATTTTATGCTTTCGCATTTGGCGTTGGCAAATTTGTATATTGAAACCAAACAATTGGATTCGGCGGCTTTTTATATTGACAAAGGAATACGAATAGCTGCTTTTACCAAAAATCCACGAATTTATAATCTCTTTGTGCTGAATGAAGGCATGCGCTTATTTTACAAAAAGCAGTATTTAACCGCGATTGATAGTATTCAGAAAACGATTCCTGTACTAATGAGTGATCGTGACAAATCGTGTATTATTGATGCTTATTTTCATTTAGGAAAGGCGCATGATTCATTACAACAAAAGGAAACTGCTATTGTGTATTATAAAAAAGTAGATTCTGTTTTTTCTGAACACACCAATTTTATTTCGACTAAAGTTATGGAGAATTATGATGCGTTGTATCAGTATTATAAATCGCAAAATGATATTCAGAAACAACTGCATTACACAAATAGAAAGTTATTTGCCGATAGTATTTTTTATAATAATTATAGGTATTTGAGCGCGACGATTTCTAAAAAATTTGATAGACGTTCGTTATTGTCCGAACAAGAAAAACTGAACGCAGCATTGAAAAAGAAAGATCGGAAATTTAACGTTTTTTTGAAAATTGCAGGTGCCGTATTTTGTTTATTTATATTTTTATTAGCACTATTCTATTACAAACAACAACGACTAAAAAGACGTTTTCAAGAGTTTGTAACACAACATACGCAAAAAAGTACTTTGATTCCGACACAAACTGTTCAAGCAACGGAAGAAACTATTGGAATTCCACAAGAAATTGTTGATCACTTGCTAAAACAATTGGCAACTTTTGAAAAAGAGACTGCTTACATTCATGCGGATATTACATTGACAGATTTAGCAAAAAAGTTTAAAACAAATTCTGCCTATTTATCAAAAGTCATCAACACTTTCAAGGATAAGAATTTTGCAGAATACTTAAATGATTTGCGCGTAGATTATGCAATTGATAAGATTCAGAACGACAAACATTTTTTATTATACACCATAAAAGCCATCGCTTTGGAAGTTGGTTTTAACAATTCGCAGTCTTTTGCAAGAGCTTTTAAACGAAAAACCAAAATGCAACCTTCTGATTTTATTAAACAAGTTAAAAATATAACTATTTAA